One genomic window of Dermacentor andersoni chromosome 8, qqDerAnde1_hic_scaffold, whole genome shotgun sequence includes the following:
- the LOC126529228 gene encoding ATP synthase mitochondrial F1 complex assembly factor 1: MALLRPAWRSVLQRLNGAAFNRSGRVLTSAAQAPARPLSCESDRQAAHSRNPFFSKYADKIRELERRDPDALKRRLDDASQKKSTANASSSTEQAAPSKGSENRDAGAREDGRSRATDGDEKVLQPEPTYVRPSKFDADTIRELRSRCETVSDLTDAWRRLHADRDAVCAVIPSSVYEMIRERAKDYPVFLYPLPRKAGGYEFVLSQFLGDQCHMTPLASYQLHGSEAPACLALSYYTQLASSQDGAVVLMSGEYDAKVIGPTEAQCLVNQLQLYYGGNELRKKLLLWNFNREARSFNYEALIREFEASATLEQEGSSVRQS; encoded by the coding sequence ATGGCGCTTTTGAGACCGGCGTGGCGGTCCGTGCTCCAACGCCTCAACGGCGCGGCCTTCAACCGAAGCGGGCGCGTACTAACGTCGGCGGCACAGGCCCCGGCGCGACCGCTAAGCTGCGAATCCGACCGTCAAGCAGCGCACAGCCGGAACCCGTTCTTCAGCAAGTACGCCGACAAGATTCGAGAGCTGGAGCGGCGAGATCCGGACGCGCTGAAACGTCGTCTGGACGACGCATCTCAAAAGAAGAGTACGGCGAACGCGTCTTCGAGCACCGAGCAAGCGGCACCCAGTAAAGGCTCCGAGAACCGCGATGCCGGCGCCCGCGAAGACGGCCGTAGTCGTGCTACAGACGGCGACGAAAAGGTGCTGCAGCCGGAACCGACCTACGTGCGACCCTCCAAGTTCGACGCGGATACGATACGCGAACTACGTTCCCGCTGCGAGACTGTCTCCGACCTCACGGACGCCTGGAGACGCTTGCACGCCGACAGGGACGCTGTGTGCGCCGTCATCCCCAGTTCGGTGTACGAAATGATCCGCGAGCGAGCCAAGGACTACCCGGTGTTCCTCTACCCTCTGCCGAGGAAAGCCGGCGGCTACGAGTTCGTGCTGTCGCAGTTCTTGGGCGACCAGTGTCACATGACGCCGCTGGCCAGCTACCAGTTGCACGGCAGCGAGGCACCGGCGTGCCTCGCGCTGAGCTACTATACGCAGCTGGCTTCGAGCCAGGACGGGGCTGTGGTGCTGATGAGCGGCGAGTATGACGCCAAGGTGATCGGTCCGACGGAAGCGCAGTGTCTCGTCAATCAGTTGCAGCTGTACTACGGCGGTAACGAACTGAGGAAGAAGCTGCTCCTGTGGAACTTCAACCGCGAGGCCCGCTCGTTCAATTACGAGGCGCTCATCAGGGAGTTCGAGGCGTCGGCGACGCTAGAGCAGGAAGGTTCCTCCGTGAGACAGAGTTGA